One region of Bubalus kerabau isolate K-KA32 ecotype Philippines breed swamp buffalo chromosome 6, PCC_UOA_SB_1v2, whole genome shotgun sequence genomic DNA includes:
- the RBM15 gene encoding RNA-binding protein 15, protein MKTAGRDPLPRQSPRWRRAVPLCETSAGRRVSQFRGEDLRRPATMKGKERSPVKPKRSRGGEDSTSRGERSKKLGGSGGSNGSSSGKTDGGGGSRRSLHLDKSSSRGGSREYDTGGGSSSSRLHSYSSPSTKNSSGGGESRSSSRGGGGESRSSGAASSAPGGGDGGEYKTLKISELGSQLSDEAVEDGLFHEFKRFGDVSVKISHLSGSGSGDERVAFVNFRRPEDARAAKHARGRLVLYDRPLKIEAVYVSRRRSRSPLDKDSYPPSASVVGSSVSGHRHPPGGGGGGQRSLSPGGAALGYRDYRLQQLALGRLPPPPPPPLPRDLERERDYSFYERVRPAYSLEPRVGTGAGAAPFREVDEISPEDDQRANRTLFLGNLDITVTESDLRRAFDRFGVITEVDIKRPSRGQTSTYGFLKFENLDMSHRAKLAMSGKIIIRNPIKIGYGKATPTTRLWVGGLGPWVPLAALAREFDRFGTIRTIDYRKGDSWAYIQYESLDAAHAAWTHMRGFPLGGPDRRLRVDFADTEHRYQQQYLQPLPLTHYELVTDAFGHRAPDPLRGARDRTPPILYRDRDRDLYPDSDWVPPPPPVRERSTRTAATAVPAYEPLDSLDRRRDGWSLDRDRGDRDLPSSRDQPRKRRLPEESGGRHLDRSPESDRPRKRHCAPSPDRSPELVSSRDRYNSDNDRSSRLLLERPSPIRDRRGSLEKSQGDKRDRKNSASAERDKKHRTTASTEGKSPLKKEDRPDGSASSTSTASSKLKSPSQKQDGGTAPAAAASPKLCLAWQGMLLLKNSNFPSNMHLLQGDLQVASSLLVEGSTGGKVAQLKITQRLRLDQPKLDEVTRRIKVAGPNGYAILLAVPGSSDSRSSSSSATSDTATSTQRPLRNLVSYLKQKQAAGVISLPVGGNKDKENTGVLHAFPPCEFSQQFLDSPAKALAKSEEDYLVMIIVRAKLVNNG, encoded by the exons ATGAAGACTGCGGGGCGGGACCCTCTGCCGCGGCAGAGTCCAAGATGGCGGCGTGCGGTTCCGCTGTGTGAAACGAGCGCGGGGCGGCGGGTTAGTCAGTTCCGCGGAGAAGATCTCCGACGCCCCGCTACCATGAAGGGAAAAGAGCGCTCTCCGGTCAAGCCGAAACGCTCCCGTGGTGGTGAGGATTCGACTTCCCGCGGGGAGCGGAGCAAGAAGTTAGGGGGCTCTGGTGGCAGCAATGGGAGCAGCAGCGGAAAGACCGACGGCGGCGGCGGGTCGCGGCGCAGCCTTCATCTGGACAAGTCTAGCAGCCGAGGTGGTAGCCGCGAGTACGACACCGGAGGGGGCAGCTCCAGTAGCCGCTTGCATAGTTACAGCTCCCCAAGCACCAAAAATTCCTCGGGCGGGGGCGAGTCGCGCAGCAGCTCCCGGGGTGGAGGCGGGGAGTCACGTTCCTCTGGGGCCGCCTCTTCAGCTCCTGGCGGCGGAGATGGCGGGGAATACAAGACACTGAAGATAAGCGAGTTGGGGTCCCAGCTGAGTGACGAAGCAGTGGAGGACGGATTGTTTCACGAGTTTAAACGCTTCGGTGATGTAAGTGTCAAAATCAGTCATCTCTCGGGTTCTGGCAGCGGGGATGAGCGAGTAGCCTTTGTGAACTTCCGGCGGCCAGAGGACGCGCGGGCGGCCAAGCATGCCAGAGGCCGCCTAGTGCTCTATGACCGGCCTCTGAAGATAGAAGCCGTGTATGTGAGCCGGCGCCGCAGCCGCTCCCCTTTAGACAAAGATTCCTATCCTCCTTCAGCCAGTGTGGTCGGGTCCTCTGTAAGTGGTCACCGGCacccccctggaggaggtggtggaggccaGAGATCACTTTCCCCTGGTGGTGCAGCCTTGGGATACAGAGACTACCGCTTGCAGCAGTTGGCCCTTGGCCGCCTGCCCCCTCCACCTCCGCCACCACTGCCCCGAGACCTGGAGAGAGAGCGAGACTACTCGTTCTATGAGAGAGTGCGCCCAGCCTACAGTCTTGAGCCAAGGGTGGGAACTGGAGCAGGTGCTGCTCCTTTCAGAGAAGTAGATGAGATCTCACCCGAGGATGATCAGCGAGCTAACCGGACGCTTTTCTTGGGCAACCTAGACATCACTGTGACAGAGAGTGATCTGAGAAGGGCTTTTGACCGTTTCGGAGTCATCACAGAGGTAGACATCAAGAGGCCTTCTCGGGGCCAGACCAGTACCTATGGCTTTCTCAAATTTGAAAACCTAGATATGTCTCACCGGGCCAAACTAGCGATGTCTGGCAAAATTATCATTCGGAATCCTATCAAAATTGGCTATGGCAAAGCTACACCCACCACCCGCCTTTGGGTAGGTGGCCTGGGTCCTTGGGTGCCTCTTGCTGCCCTGGCACGGGAGTTTGACCGATTTGGCACCATACGCACCATTGACTACCGCAAAGGTGATAGTTGGGCATATATCCAGTATGAAAGCCTGGATGCAGCTCATGCTGCTTGGACCCATATGAGGGGCTTCCCACTTGGTGGCCCAGATCGTCGCCTTAGAGTAGACTTTGCAGACACAGAACATCGTTACCAGCAGCAATATCTGCAGCCTCTGCCGTTAACTCATTATGAACTGGTGACAGATGCTTTTGGACACCGGGCACCCGACCCTTTGAGGGGTGCTCGGGATAGGACACCACCCATACTGTACAGAGATCGTGATAGGGACCTTTATCCTGACTCTGATTGGgttccgcccccacccccagtccgTGAACGCAGCACTCGGACTGCAGCTACTGCTGTGCCTGCTTATGAGCCACTGGATAGCCTGGATCGCAGGCGGGATGGCTGGTCGTTGGACCGGGACAGAGGTGATCGAGATCTGCCCAGCAGCAGAGACCAACCTAGGAAGCGAAGGCTGCCTGAGGAGAGTGGGGGTCGGCATCTGGATAGGTCCCCAGAGAGTGACCGTCCACGAAAACGTCATTGCGCGCCTTCTCCTGACCGCAGTCCAGAATTGGTCAGTAGCCGGGATCGCTACAACAGCGACAACGATCGATCTTCCCGTCTTCTCTTGGAAAGGCCCTCTCCAATCAGAGACCGACGAGGTAGTTTGGAGAAAAGCCAGGGTGACAAGCGAGACCGTAAAAACTCAGCATCAGCTGAACGGGATAAGAAGCACCGGACAACTGCTTCCACGGAGGGTAAAAGCCCTCTGAAAAAAGAAGATCGGCCTGATGGGAGTGCATCCAGCACCAGCACTGCTTCATCAAAGCTGAAGTCCCCTTCCCAGAAACAGGATGGGGGGACCGCccctgcagcagcagcatctcccaAACTCTGTTTGGCCTGGCAGGGCATGCTTCTGTTGAAGAACagcaactttccttccaacatgCATCTGTTGCAGGGTGACCTCCAGGTGGCTAGTAGTCTTCTTGTGGAGGGCTCAACTGGGGGCAAAGTGGCCCAGCTCAAGATCACTCAGCGTCTTCGTTTGGACCAGCCCAAGTTGGATGAAGTAACGCGACGCATCAAAGTGGCAGGGCCCAATGGTTATGCTATTCTTCTGGCTGTGCCTGGAAGTTCTGATAGCAGGTCCTCTTCTTCCTCAGCCACATCAGACACTGCCACCTCTACTCAGAGGCCACTTAGGAACCTTGTGTCCTACTTAAAGCAAAAGCAGGCCGCTGGGGTGATCAGCCTCCCTGTGGGGGGCAACAAAGACAAGGAAAACACCGGAGTCCTTCATGCCTTTCCACCCTGTGAGTTCTCCCAGCAGTTCCTGGATTCCCCTGCCAAGGCACTGGCCAAATCTGAAGAAGATTACCTGGTCATGATCATTGTCCGTG CAAAACTGGTGAACAACGGATGA